A region of the Cupriavidus taiwanensis genome:
TCAACCGCAGCGTCGGCGTGCTGTCGCGCTACAACATTCCCGATCCCGTCACCGGTGGCCTGCTGTTCGCGATCGTCGCGTCGACGGCGCTGGCGGCGGTGAACTTCCGCGTGGTGATCGATCCCGGCATGAAGCCGGTGCTGCTGCTGATGTTCTTCGGCGGCGTCGGCCTCTGCGCCGACCTGCGCATGCTCAAGCGCGGCGGCAAGGCGCTGGTCATCTTCATCATCATCCTGCTGCCGTATATCGTGGTGCAGAACGTGGTCGGCGTGGCCATGGCGCGGGTGCTGGACCTGCACCCGATCTTCGGCCTGGTGAGCGGCTCCATCACGCTGGTGGGCGGGCACGGCACCGGCGCGGCCTATGCCGAGCGCTTTGCCGAGGTCAACAACCTGCAGGCGGTGATGGACCTGTCGATGACGGTGGCCACGGTCGGGCTGATCGTCGGCGGCATCATCGGCGGACCGGTGGCGCAATACCTGATCTCGCGCTACCGGCTGCGCTCGACCGCGCGCGAGGCCGGCGACACCGAGGAGGAAGCGGCGGCGGTCTCGCCCATCACCACGGTGGGCGCGCTGGCGTCGCTGGCCGGCATCCTGGCCGCGGTAATCGGCGGGCGCTGGATCGCCGCGCAGATGCCGACCGGCGCCATCACCATCCCGGGCTTCCTCTGGTGCATGATGCTCGGCATCGCCATCCGCAACCTGCTGCCCTTCGCCGGCATGCGCTTTGACGACCGCGCCACCGACCTGATCACCAATGTCTGCCTGTCGCTGTTCCTGGTGATGACGATGATGGCGCTGGACCTGGCCGACGTGGCGCTGTCCGCCGGCCCGTTCCTGCTGATCATCGCGATGCAGGTGGTGTTCATCATCCTCTACGTGGTGCTGGTGTGCTTCCGCTTCATGGGGCGCGACTACGAGGCCGCCGTCACCTCGGCCGCGTTCATCGGCTTCAACATGGGCTCGACCGCCACCGCCATGGCCAATATGCGCGCCATCACCGCGCGCTACGGGCCGGCACCGACCAGCTTCCTGATCACGCCGCTGGCCGGGGCGTTCTTCGTCGACCTGATGAACGCGTTCGTGCTGACCATGATGCTGGCGCTGCCGCTGATCGGGGGCTGAGATGGGGGCTGAGATGCGGCGCCGCGCCCTGCTGACCCTGCTGTTTGCCCTGCTGGCCAGCGCCTGGCTGGCGGGATGCGGCGCCGGCCCGGCCGCCGACGGCATCCGCGCCGGCGTCGAAGAGCGGCTGGCACTGGCGCTGCCGCCGGGCACGGTGCAGGTGGTGGGCCTTGAGCGCCGCGGCTCGCAGGCC
Encoded here:
- the gltS gene encoding sodium/glutamate symporter, coding for MNLDLLASLLTAVVVLLIGTLVNRSVGVLSRYNIPDPVTGGLLFAIVASTALAAVNFRVVIDPGMKPVLLLMFFGGVGLCADLRMLKRGGKALVIFIIILLPYIVVQNVVGVAMARVLDLHPIFGLVSGSITLVGGHGTGAAYAERFAEVNNLQAVMDLSMTVATVGLIVGGIIGGPVAQYLISRYRLRSTAREAGDTEEEAAAVSPITTVGALASLAGILAAVIGGRWIAAQMPTGAITIPGFLWCMMLGIAIRNLLPFAGMRFDDRATDLITNVCLSLFLVMTMMALDLADVALSAGPFLLIIAMQVVFIILYVVLVCFRFMGRDYEAAVTSAAFIGFNMGSTATAMANMRAITARYGPAPTSFLITPLAGAFFVDLMNAFVLTMMLALPLIGG